Proteins encoded together in one Lutra lutra chromosome 4, mLutLut1.2, whole genome shotgun sequence window:
- the MOS gene encoding proto-oncogene serine/threonine-protein kinase mos gives MPSPLPWCSYLPSKFSPSLDSRPCSSPLELPGKAGKIFLGTPPRAPRLPRRLAWCSIDWEQVCLLQRLGAGGFGSVYKATYHGVLVAIKQVKKCTKNRLASQRSFWAELNVAGLHHDNIVRVVAASTHTPAGFNSLGTIIMEFGGSVTLHQAIYGAASCPDEEDVQPHCCAGEQLNLEKCLRYSLDIMNGLLFLHSQNIVHLDLKPANILISEQGVCKIGDFGCSEKLEDLLCFRTPPYPLGGTYTHRAPELLKGETLTPKADIYSFAITLWQMVTKEAPYSGEKHYVLYAVVAYNLRPSLSAAVFTDSISGKRLEKIIQCCWRASPLQRPSAELLLVDLSSLSAEFD, from the coding sequence AtgccctcccctcttccctggtGCAGTTACCTCCCAAGCAAGTTTTCTCCCTCGCTGGACTCTCGGCCCTGCAGCAGCCCTTTGGAGCTCCCAGGTAAGGCAGGGAAGATCTTCCTGGGCACTCCCCCCAGGGCCCCACGGCTACCACGCCGGCTGGCCTGGTGCTCCATCGACTGGGAACAGGTGTGCCTCCTGCAGAGGCTGGGAGCTGGCGGGTTTGGCTCCGTGTACAAGGCGACTTACCATGGTGTGCTGGTGGCCATAAAGCAAGTGAAAAAGTGCACCAAGAACCGACTGGCATCCCAACGCAGTTTCTGGGCTGAGCTCAACGTCGCAGGGCTTCACCATGATAACATCGTGCGGGTGGTGGCTgccagcacacacacacctgcgGGCTTTAACAGCCTAGGCACCATAATCATGGAGTTTGGTGGCAGTGTCACCTTACACCAAGCCATATACGGTGCGGCCAGCTGCCCCGACGAGGAGGATGTGCAGCCTCACTGCTGTGCCGGAGAGCAATTAAATCTGGAAAAGTGTCTCAGGTATTCCCTAGATATTATGAATGGCCTGCTCTTCCTTCACTCGCAAAACATTGTACACTTGGATCTGAAGCCGGCTAACATTCTGATCAGTGAGCAGGGTGTCTGCAAAATTGGTGACTTTGGTTGCTCGGAGAAGCTGGAAGATCTGCTGTGCTTCCGGACTCCTCCTTACCCCCTAGGGGGCACCTACACCCACCGAGCCCCAGAGCTCCTGAAAGGAGAGACCCTAACGCCTAAAGCTGACATCTATTCCTTTGCCATCACTCTCTGGCAAATGGTGACCAAGGAAGCCCCTTACTCAGGGGAGAAGCACTACGTGCTCTACGCCGTGGTGGCCTATAATCTCCGGCCGTCTCTGTCAGCAGCTGTCTTCACTGACTCCATCTCTGGGAAGAGACTTGAAAAGATCATCCAGTGCTGCTGGAGGGCCAGTCCTTTGCAGCGGCCAAGTGCAGAACTCCTCCTGGTTGACCTTAGCTCTTTAAGTGCTGAATTTGACTGA